Proteins co-encoded in one Ponticoccus alexandrii genomic window:
- a CDS encoding methanol/ethanol family PQQ-dependent dehydrogenase translates to MRLTRLVTSGIAIACATGAWANDDLVSKMEDPKQWAIQTGDYKNQRYSELDQINAENVGDLQVAWTFSTGVLRGHEGSPLVVGDIMYVHTPFPNIVYAMDLKEDGKIIWKYEPKQDPDVIPVMCCDTVNRGVAYADGKIFLHQADTKVVALDAMTGEVAWEALNGDPSIGETNTATVLPVKDKIIVGISGGEFGVQGHVTAYNMETGEQEWRAYSVGPDDQILFNPETTMEHGKPVGADSSINSWEGDQWMIGGGTTWGWYSADMEENLFYYGSGNPSTWNPAQRPGDNKWSMTIFARDIDTGEAKWVYQMTPHDEWDYDGVNEMILTEQEIDGEERKLLTHFDRNGLAYTMDRVSGELLVAEKYDPVVNWTTGVDMDPESETYGRPAVVAEYSTEQNGEDVNSTGICPAALGSKDQQPAAYSPKTQTFYVPTNHVCMDYEPFRVAYTAGQPYVGATLSMYPAPDSHGGMGNFIAWDNITGEIKWSLPEQFSVWSGALATAGDVVFYGTLEGYLKAVHAETGEELYKFKTPSGIIGNVMTYEHDGKQYVGILSGIGGWAGIGLAAGLTNPNDGLGAVGGYAALSDYTALGGQLTVFKLPD, encoded by the coding sequence ATGCGATTGACGCGTCTCGTCACATCGGGGATTGCGATAGCCTGCGCCACCGGCGCCTGGGCGAACGACGATCTTGTTAGCAAGATGGAGGACCCCAAGCAGTGGGCGATCCAGACCGGCGATTACAAGAACCAGCGCTATTCCGAACTCGACCAGATCAACGCCGAGAACGTCGGTGATCTGCAGGTGGCATGGACCTTCTCGACCGGCGTACTGCGTGGCCACGAAGGTTCGCCGCTGGTCGTGGGCGACATCATGTACGTCCACACCCCCTTCCCGAACATCGTCTACGCGATGGACCTGAAGGAAGACGGCAAGATCATCTGGAAGTACGAGCCCAAGCAGGACCCGGACGTCATCCCAGTGATGTGCTGCGATACCGTGAACCGCGGTGTGGCCTATGCCGATGGTAAGATCTTCCTGCACCAGGCCGACACCAAGGTCGTCGCGCTGGACGCGATGACCGGCGAAGTGGCATGGGAAGCCCTGAACGGCGATCCCTCGATCGGCGAAACCAACACCGCCACCGTGCTGCCGGTCAAGGACAAGATCATCGTCGGCATCTCTGGCGGTGAATTCGGTGTGCAGGGTCACGTGACAGCCTACAACATGGAGACCGGCGAGCAGGAATGGCGCGCCTATTCCGTGGGGCCGGACGACCAGATCCTGTTCAACCCCGAAACCACGATGGAGCATGGCAAGCCGGTGGGCGCCGACAGCTCGATCAACTCGTGGGAAGGCGATCAGTGGATGATCGGCGGCGGCACGACCTGGGGCTGGTACTCGGCCGACATGGAAGAGAACCTCTTCTACTACGGCTCGGGCAACCCCTCGACCTGGAACCCCGCGCAGCGTCCCGGCGACAACAAATGGTCGATGACCATCTTCGCCCGCGACATCGACACCGGCGAAGCCAAGTGGGTCTACCAGATGACGCCCCACGACGAATGGGACTATGACGGCGTCAACGAGATGATCCTGACCGAACAGGAGATCGACGGCGAAGAACGCAAGCTGCTGACCCACTTCGACCGCAACGGCCTTGCCTACACGATGGACCGCGTGTCCGGTGAATTGCTGGTGGCCGAGAAGTATGACCCCGTGGTGAACTGGACCACCGGCGTCGACATGGACCCCGAGTCCGAAACCTACGGTCGCCCGGCGGTCGTGGCGGAGTACTCGACCGAACAGAACGGCGAAGACGTCAACTCGACCGGCATCTGCCCGGCGGCGCTTGGCTCGAAGGACCAGCAGCCGGCGGCCTATTCGCCCAAGACCCAGACGTTCTACGTGCCCACCAACCACGTCTGCATGGACTACGAGCCGTTCCGCGTGGCCTACACCGCCGGTCAGCCCTATGTCGGTGCAACGCTCTCGATGTACCCGGCGCCCGACAGCCATGGCGGCATGGGCAACTTCATCGCATGGGACAACATCACCGGCGAGATCAAGTGGTCCCTGCCCGAGCAGTTCTCGGTCTGGTCCGGTGCCCTTGCAACCGCGGGTGACGTGGTCTTCTACGGCACGCTCGAAGGCTACCTGAAGGCCGTGCACGCCGAGACGGGCGAGGAACTGTACAAGTTCAAGACCCCCTCTGGCATCATCGGCAACGTGATGACCTACGAGCATGACGGCAAGCAATACGTCGGCATCCTCTCGGGCATCGGTGGCTGGGCCGGCATCGGTCTTGCGGCCGGTCTGACCAACCCGAACGACGGTCTCGGTGCCGTGGGCGGCTACGCGGCCCTGAGCGACTACACCGCTCTGGGTGGTCAGCTGACCGTCTTCAAGCTGCCCGACTGA
- a CDS encoding c-type cytochrome, methanol metabolism-related, whose translation MMRTASRFLVATAVTALVPAIVSAQSWSDQPVHPEDHEAAAAVSYEDGGMYYNEDDILTYNVGEDGTVDWLTFSGFRRYHSECHVCHGPDGEGSTYAPKIKNSAVHMDYYDFYDVVVNGRKNGNSVMPHFGDNPNVMCYLNDIYVYLKARGMDAIPRGRPGKKEAKSDMIQEMENACMG comes from the coding sequence ATGATGCGGACCGCGTCCAGATTTCTTGTAGCCACCGCCGTTACGGCGCTTGTTCCCGCCATCGTCAGCGCGCAAAGCTGGAGCGACCAGCCGGTTCATCCCGAAGACCACGAGGCCGCCGCTGCCGTGTCTTACGAAGATGGCGGGATGTACTACAACGAGGACGATATCCTGACCTACAACGTGGGCGAGGATGGCACCGTGGACTGGCTGACCTTCTCGGGCTTCCGCCGCTATCACTCGGAGTGCCACGTCTGCCATGGCCCGGACGGTGAGGGGTCGACCTACGCGCCAAAGATCAAGAATTCCGCCGTGCACATGGACTATTACGACTTCTACGATGTGGTCGTGAACGGTCGCAAGAACGGCAACTCGGTGATGCCCCACTTCGGCGACAACCCGAACGTGATGTGCTACCTCAACGACATCTACGTCTACCTGAAGGCCCGCGGCATGGACGCGATCCCGCGCGGACGCCCGGGCAAGAAGGAAGCCAAATCCGACATGATCCAAGAGATGGAAAATGCCTGCATGGGTTGA